One Asterias rubens chromosome 1, eAstRub1.3, whole genome shotgun sequence genomic region harbors:
- the LOC117290222 gene encoding uncharacterized protein LOC117290222, with the protein MFKQEIFKYTDFGQQSKKLSEYSSETVQAGMERSGCMRLRPTIKKTIRVFIRNCSSWYGKIWLYESGFSRWLTIMRVVSKTLSDTMMPFSLSALHPLANRSSL; encoded by the exons ACTTCGGCCAACAATCAAAAAAACTATCAGAGTATTCATCAGAAACTGTTCAAGCTGGTATGGAAAGATCTGGCTGTATGAG ACTTCGGCCAACAATCAAAAAAACTATCAGAGTATTCATCAGAAACTGTTCAAGCTGGTATGGAAAGATCTGGCTGTATGAG agcGGCTTCTCAAGGTGGTTGACTATCATGAGAGTAGTTTCCAAGACTTTGTCGGACACAATGATGCCGTTCAGCTTGTCCGCTTTACACCCTCTGGCAAACAGGTCTTCACTGTAG